GAGTGACGCGGTTGCACCCGCTCCAAGCGCCCGTCGCCGTCGCGCTGGCGAAGGAGCCCGTAGTGCTCGATGTAATTCACGCCTTCCAGCAGGGAGAACCCGATCAGGGCCTGCGCAAGGAGTAGGGGCACCACAGCCGGACCAAGCCAGAGCGAGGTCAGCGTGTAGAGGGCGATCGTGAGTGCCAACCCCTGCAGGACATGGTTGCGCCAATGCCAGACACCACGATGGTGCCGACCGAGGCGTTTCTGCTCCAAGCACCACGCGGAGGCGAACCCGCCAAACACCGTTCGCAGCCAAAAGCCGTAGTAGGTCTCACCGTATCGCGCGCTGGCGGGATCTTCCGGCGTAGCGACGCGCACGTGATGCCCACGGTTGTGCTCGACATAGAAGTGGCCGTAGGCGGTTTGCATCAGGGCGATCTTCGCTAGCCATCCGCTCAGGGCACTCGGCTTGTGCCCAAGCTCATGAGCCACGTTGATGCCGCCGCCCCCAATCAACCCGAGGGAGAGGACAAGACCCAAGGCTTCAGGCCAAGCCAAGTCGCC
The Pseudomonadota bacterium DNA segment above includes these coding regions:
- a CDS encoding alkane 1-monooxygenase codes for the protein MITLLPPLGGVLAERTELTVFWYLLPIYAYCLVPLLDAWFGEDRNNPPEALVPSLERDPFYRAVLIAYLPAQYACFAWGAHTFVNGDLAWPEALGLVLSLGLIGGGGINVAHELGHKPSALSGWLAKIALMQTAYGHFYVEHNRGHHVRVATPEDPASARYGETYYGFWLRTVFGGFASAWCLEQKRLGRHHRGVWHWRNHVLQGLALTIALYTLTSLWLGPAVVPLLLAQALIGFSLLEGVNYIEHYGLLRQRDGDGRLERVQPRHSWNSNHVMSNLMLYHLQRHSDHHAHWSRSYQALRHQPEAPSLPAGYTAMLLVALVPPLWRRIMDQRLLAHCGGDSSRLNA